The Anolis carolinensis isolate JA03-04 chromosome 2, rAnoCar3.1.pri, whole genome shotgun sequence genome has a window encoding:
- the cep131 gene encoding centrosomal protein of 131 kDa isoform X2, with the protein MKSVRGSSSSLQGASANGVDLSLTGLPIQVLQRPSSASPGKHIARSISVITENKPKRNILEDAGFGSSRAMNNLRRSNSTTQVNQQVNSTFSAEHHRDFLTLFDSSSGGRKKLASLSKVSPEKKTTWNILDEQPRTFPVSSATREAPAGMRKKEIYVPLAANFTANNRSNKGAMGNSVTTMVHNNYSTADKGPAPKSSNQATTSLNNIIKATSNEDTESSSYLKSQKNLSSSNILARNNNASNSSKLLRRQEVSEEEAERFINQVNLAAVTIQRWYRRHSQRHKEGVAQLGHLIATKREERQQQLTEEGNILDLQKRRDEERRKIREEKARLARKAAILELQQKRAQKSLDSQRMVQEELAVVKESKKASRRKPEKAGSVKNISPANSIIKANNTEANFHLAVTDTEENSVMAYLSVPGQNKLPEEQPQDVSSGKVASEDLETMITTASRAQSKVTLNELLDTLKLLEEEPEFLSPPKTCKEDKYAWIDGGANSNSLTADNLEKFGKQNCSLGVPEEGTLLSEAKLQSIISFLDEMEKSEQERPRSAASVSHREGILSEEELAHLEQASAVATEVTSSIMRLKLEVEEKKRAITLLQTALAQQRELTVRHVKETEKELSHQLALQREQYEAAIQRHLAFIDQLIDDKKTLNEKCEAVVSELKQVDQKYTKKIAQMQEQHELEIKKLKELMSATEKIRREKWIDEKTKKIKEITVKGLEPEIQKLIAKHKLEIKKLKTLHEAELLQSDERAAQRYIRQNEELREMLEREKEEQGQRERELARQRYEKQLEQEEQALQQQRRRLYSEVAEEKERLNQHAVRQRAELEDLRRQLEENSSVVTKALKEEYEKGKEEQERRHQAEVQSLKVQLEIEKQAWEANYLKKEEAWLLTRERELREEIRKERDKEIELVIQRLEADMSSSKEECERVTENRLKRVRDKYEAELQELERSERRLQERCNELKGRLAEAEGETLRLQSLLRQKEQEAEDIRKVRDQLAQERSSLSEVIRQEFADRLVSTEEENKRLKAEMAELRARQRLELDRVTRDKEEELEEVHKRVKTAIVKKEEAVNTLRKQYEAAVKRADHLEALLDQQRKQLLATK; encoded by the exons ATGAAGAGTGTCCGTGGAAGCAGCTCTTCCCTCCAGGGTGCTAGTGCCAATGGTGTGGATCTCAGCTTAACAGGACTGCCTATACAAGTGCTTCAGCGCCCCAGCAGTGCCTCTCCAGGGAAGCACATTGCTCGCTCCATTTCTGTCATTACAGAAAACAAACCCAAACGGAATATCTTA GAAGATGCAGGATTTGGCTCCTCTAGAGCTATGAACAATTTGAGAAGATCCAACAGCACCACTCAGGTTAACCAGCAGGTGAATAGTACATTCAG tgCTGAACACCATCGAGATTTCTTGACTTTGTTTGACAGCAGCTCAGGTGGAAGAAAGAAACTGGCAAGTTTAAGCAAAGTCTCACCAGAAAAGAAAACTACATGGAACATCCTG GATGAGCAGCCCAGAACCTTTCCTGTCTCATCTGCCACCAGGGAGGCCCCCGCAGGCAtgaggaaaaaagaaatatatgttcCACTTGCGGCCAACTTCACTGCTAATAACAG GAGTAACAAAGGTGCCATGGGCAACTCTGTCACTACCATGGTGCATAACAACTATTCCACTGCAGATAAGGGCCCTGCGCCTAAGAGTTCCAACCAGGCCACAACCTCCCTCAA CAACATTATCAAAGCTACGTCAAATGAAGACACAGAGAGCAGCAGCTACTTGAAGTCTCAGAAAAACCTTTCCAGTAGCAACATCCTGGCCCGGAACAACAATGCCAGCAATAGCAGTAAGCTGCTGAGAAGGCAGGAAGTGTCAGAGGAAGAGGCTGAACG GTTCATTAACCAGGTCAACCTGGCAGCTGTAACTATCCAGCGCTGGTACAGACGGCATTCACAGAGGCACAAGGAAGGTGTAGCTCAACTTGGGCACTTAATAGCTACTAAAAGAGAG GAAAGGCAGCAACAActcacagaggaaggcaatatcTTAGACTTGCAAAAGAGGCGAGATGAGGAGAGGCGGAAGATTCGTGAGGAGAAGGCACGTCTTGCTAGGAAAGCAGCCATCCTG GAGCTGCAGCAAAAGCGGGCCCAAAAATCCTTGGATTCTCAACGCATGGTTCAGGAGGAGCTAGCAGTGgtgaaagaaagcaagaaagcctCAAGAAGAAAACCTGAAAAAGCTGGCTCTGTGAAGAATATCAGCCCTGCCAACAGTATAATTAAAGCCAACAACACAG AAGCCAACTTCCACTTGGCAGTTACAGATACAGAAGAAAATTCTGTCATGGCATATCTGTCTGTTCCAGGACAAAACAAACTACCTGAAGAGCAGCCACAG GATGTGAGCTCTGGAAAGGTGGCCAGTGAAGACCTAGAAACTATGATCACGACAGCCAGCAGGGCCCAGTCCAAAGTGACCCTTAATGAGCTACTAGACACCCTAAAGCTGTTGGAAGAAGAACCAGAGTTTCTGTCACCACCAAAGACCTGCAAAGAGGATAAATATGCCTGGATAGATGGG GGGGCAAACTCAAATTCCCTGACTGCTGACAATTTGGAGAAATTTGGGAAACAGAACTGCTCCCTGGGGGTCCCCGAGGAAGGCACGTTACTCTCAGAAGCCAAACTTCAGAGCATCATTAGCTTCTTGGATGAGATGGAAAAATCAGAGCAGGAGCGACCTAGGTCTGCTGCCTCTGTTTCACACCGAGAG GGGATCTTGTCAGAAGAAGAGCTAGCCCACCTGGAGCAGGCCTCAGCTGTTGCCACAGAAGTTACCAGTTCTATCATGAGGTTGAAACTGGAAgtagaagagaagaagagagccATCACATTGCTACAAACAGCGCTG GCTCAGCAGCGGGAGCTGACTGTGCGGCATGTCAAAGAGACAGAGAAGGAATTGAGCCACcagctggctttgcagagggagcAGTATGAGGCAGCTATCCAACGGCACCTGGCTTTCATTGACCAG CTCATCGATGATAAGAAAACTTTGAATGAGAAATGTGAAGCAGTTGTGTCTGAACTGAAACAAGTGGATcagaaatacacaaagaaaattGCTCAAATGCAGGAGCAGCATGAGCTG GAAATCAAAAAGCTGAAAGAGCTCATGAGTGCCACAGAAAAAATCCGCAGGGAGAAATGGATTGATGAAAAAACCAAGAAGATCAAAGAGATCACTGTTAAAG GTCTGGAACCTGAGATCCAGAAATTAATTGCTAAACATAAGCTAGAGATCAAAAAATTGAAAACACTGCATGAAGCAGAGTTGCTACAGTCAGACGAACGAGCTGCCCAGCGCTATATCCGCCAAAATGAGGAGCTGAGGGAGATGCTGGAGCGCGAAAAAGAAGAGCAGGGGCAGCGCGAGAGAGAACTGGCAAGACAACG GTATGAGAAACAGCTGGAGCAGGAGGAGCAAGCTTTACAGCAGCAGCGGCGCCGGCTATACAGCGAAGTGGCTGAGGAGAAAGAGAGGCTCAATCAACATGCAGTCAG GCAACGGGCTGAGCTGGAGGATCTGCGGCGGCAGCTGGAAGAGAACAGCTCTGTTGTTACCAAAGCTTTGAAGGAAGAAtatgagaaagggaaggaagagcagGAGCGACGCCATCAG GCAGAGGTCCAGTCCTTAAAGGTCCAGCTGGAAATAGAGAAGCAGGCTTGGGAAGCCAACTATCTGAAAAAGGAG GAAGCCTGGTTGCTCACTCGGGAGCGAGAGTTGAGAGAGGAAATTCGGAAAGAGAGGGACAAGGAGATTGAACTGGTAATACAGCGTCTAGAGGCTGACATGTCCTCCTCCAAGGAGGAGTGTGAGAGAGTCACAGAAAACAG ACTAAAGAGAGTGCGGGACAAATATGAAGCAGAACTGCAAGAACTGGAACGGTCAGAACGACGGCTCCAAGAGCGCTGCAATGAACTGAAGGGGCGTctggcagaggcagaaggggagacTCTCCGTCTACAGAGCCTGCTGCGGCAGAAGGAACAGGAGGCAGAGGATATCCGAAAG GTAAGGGACCAGCTAGCTCAGGAACGCAGCAGCCTTTCTGAGGTTATCCGGCAGGAGTTTGCTGACCGGTTGGTGAGCACAGAAGAGGAAAACAAACGGCTCAAGGCAGAGATGGCTGAACTTCGTGCCCGCCAACGCTTAGAACTGGACAGAGTGACCCGGGACAAGGAAGAAGAGCTGGAAGAAGTGCATAAGAG GGTGAAAACAGCAATTGTGAAGAAAGAGGAGGCCGTCAACACCCTCCGGAAACAGTATGAG GCGGCTGTGAAAAGGGCAGATCATTTAGAAGCCCTCTTGGATCAACAACGGAAACAATTGCTAGCAACCAAGTAG
- the cep131 gene encoding centrosomal protein of 131 kDa isoform X3, protein MKSVRGSSSSLQGASANGVDLSLTGLPIQVLQRPSSASPGKHIARSISVITENKPKRNILEDAGFGSSRAMNNLRRSNSTTQVNQQVNSTFSAEHHRDFLTLFDSSSGGRKKLASLSKVSPEKKTTWNILDEQPRTFPVSSATREAPAGMRKKEIYVPLAANFTANNRSNKGAMGNSVTTMVHNNYSTADKGPAPKSSNQATTSLNNIIKATSNEDTESSSYLKSQKNLSSSNILARNNNASNSSKLLRRQEVSEEEAERFINQVNLAAVTIQRWYRRHSQRHKEGVAQLGHLIATKREERQQQLTEEGNILDLQKRRDEERRKIREEKARLARKAAILELQQKRAQKSLDSQRMVQEELAVVKESKKASRRKPEKAGSVKNISPANSIIKANNTEANFHLAVTDTEENSVMAYLSVPGQNKLPEEQPQDVSSGKVASEDLETMITTASRAQSKVTLNELLDTLKLLEEEPEFLSPPKTCKEDKYAWIDGGANSNSLTADNLEKFGKQNCSLGVPEEGTLLSEAKLQSIISFLDEMEKSEQERPRSAASVSHREGILSEEELAHLEQASAVATEVTSSIMRLKLEVEEKKRAITLLQTALLIDDKKTLNEKCEAVVSELKQVDQKYTKKIAQMQEQHELVWRTLGPLCEEIKKLKELMSATEKIRREKWIDEKTKKIKEITVKGLEPEIQKLIAKHKLEIKKLKTLHEAELLQSDERAAQRYIRQNEELREMLEREKEEQGQRERELARQRYEKQLEQEEQALQQQRRRLYSEVAEEKERLNQHAVRQRAELEDLRRQLEENSSVVTKALKEEYEKGKEEQERRHQAEVQSLKVQLEIEKQAWEANYLKKEEAWLLTRERELREEIRKERDKEIELVIQRLEADMSSSKEECERVTENRLKRVRDKYEAELQELERSERRLQERCNELKGRLAEAEGETLRLQSLLRQKEQEAEDIRKVRDQLAQERSSLSEVIRQEFADRLVSTEEENKRLKAEMAELRARQRLELDRVTRDKEEELEEVHKRVKTAIVKKEEAVNTLRKQYEAAVKRADHLEALLDQQRKQLLATK, encoded by the exons ATGAAGAGTGTCCGTGGAAGCAGCTCTTCCCTCCAGGGTGCTAGTGCCAATGGTGTGGATCTCAGCTTAACAGGACTGCCTATACAAGTGCTTCAGCGCCCCAGCAGTGCCTCTCCAGGGAAGCACATTGCTCGCTCCATTTCTGTCATTACAGAAAACAAACCCAAACGGAATATCTTA GAAGATGCAGGATTTGGCTCCTCTAGAGCTATGAACAATTTGAGAAGATCCAACAGCACCACTCAGGTTAACCAGCAGGTGAATAGTACATTCAG tgCTGAACACCATCGAGATTTCTTGACTTTGTTTGACAGCAGCTCAGGTGGAAGAAAGAAACTGGCAAGTTTAAGCAAAGTCTCACCAGAAAAGAAAACTACATGGAACATCCTG GATGAGCAGCCCAGAACCTTTCCTGTCTCATCTGCCACCAGGGAGGCCCCCGCAGGCAtgaggaaaaaagaaatatatgttcCACTTGCGGCCAACTTCACTGCTAATAACAG GAGTAACAAAGGTGCCATGGGCAACTCTGTCACTACCATGGTGCATAACAACTATTCCACTGCAGATAAGGGCCCTGCGCCTAAGAGTTCCAACCAGGCCACAACCTCCCTCAA CAACATTATCAAAGCTACGTCAAATGAAGACACAGAGAGCAGCAGCTACTTGAAGTCTCAGAAAAACCTTTCCAGTAGCAACATCCTGGCCCGGAACAACAATGCCAGCAATAGCAGTAAGCTGCTGAGAAGGCAGGAAGTGTCAGAGGAAGAGGCTGAACG GTTCATTAACCAGGTCAACCTGGCAGCTGTAACTATCCAGCGCTGGTACAGACGGCATTCACAGAGGCACAAGGAAGGTGTAGCTCAACTTGGGCACTTAATAGCTACTAAAAGAGAG GAAAGGCAGCAACAActcacagaggaaggcaatatcTTAGACTTGCAAAAGAGGCGAGATGAGGAGAGGCGGAAGATTCGTGAGGAGAAGGCACGTCTTGCTAGGAAAGCAGCCATCCTG GAGCTGCAGCAAAAGCGGGCCCAAAAATCCTTGGATTCTCAACGCATGGTTCAGGAGGAGCTAGCAGTGgtgaaagaaagcaagaaagcctCAAGAAGAAAACCTGAAAAAGCTGGCTCTGTGAAGAATATCAGCCCTGCCAACAGTATAATTAAAGCCAACAACACAG AAGCCAACTTCCACTTGGCAGTTACAGATACAGAAGAAAATTCTGTCATGGCATATCTGTCTGTTCCAGGACAAAACAAACTACCTGAAGAGCAGCCACAG GATGTGAGCTCTGGAAAGGTGGCCAGTGAAGACCTAGAAACTATGATCACGACAGCCAGCAGGGCCCAGTCCAAAGTGACCCTTAATGAGCTACTAGACACCCTAAAGCTGTTGGAAGAAGAACCAGAGTTTCTGTCACCACCAAAGACCTGCAAAGAGGATAAATATGCCTGGATAGATGGG GGGGCAAACTCAAATTCCCTGACTGCTGACAATTTGGAGAAATTTGGGAAACAGAACTGCTCCCTGGGGGTCCCCGAGGAAGGCACGTTACTCTCAGAAGCCAAACTTCAGAGCATCATTAGCTTCTTGGATGAGATGGAAAAATCAGAGCAGGAGCGACCTAGGTCTGCTGCCTCTGTTTCACACCGAGAG GGGATCTTGTCAGAAGAAGAGCTAGCCCACCTGGAGCAGGCCTCAGCTGTTGCCACAGAAGTTACCAGTTCTATCATGAGGTTGAAACTGGAAgtagaagagaagaagagagccATCACATTGCTACAAACAGCGCTG CTCATCGATGATAAGAAAACTTTGAATGAGAAATGTGAAGCAGTTGTGTCTGAACTGAAACAAGTGGATcagaaatacacaaagaaaattGCTCAAATGCAGGAGCAGCATGAGCTG GTCTGGCGCACTTTGGGCCCCCTCTGTGAG GAAATCAAAAAGCTGAAAGAGCTCATGAGTGCCACAGAAAAAATCCGCAGGGAGAAATGGATTGATGAAAAAACCAAGAAGATCAAAGAGATCACTGTTAAAG GTCTGGAACCTGAGATCCAGAAATTAATTGCTAAACATAAGCTAGAGATCAAAAAATTGAAAACACTGCATGAAGCAGAGTTGCTACAGTCAGACGAACGAGCTGCCCAGCGCTATATCCGCCAAAATGAGGAGCTGAGGGAGATGCTGGAGCGCGAAAAAGAAGAGCAGGGGCAGCGCGAGAGAGAACTGGCAAGACAACG GTATGAGAAACAGCTGGAGCAGGAGGAGCAAGCTTTACAGCAGCAGCGGCGCCGGCTATACAGCGAAGTGGCTGAGGAGAAAGAGAGGCTCAATCAACATGCAGTCAG GCAACGGGCTGAGCTGGAGGATCTGCGGCGGCAGCTGGAAGAGAACAGCTCTGTTGTTACCAAAGCTTTGAAGGAAGAAtatgagaaagggaaggaagagcagGAGCGACGCCATCAG GCAGAGGTCCAGTCCTTAAAGGTCCAGCTGGAAATAGAGAAGCAGGCTTGGGAAGCCAACTATCTGAAAAAGGAG GAAGCCTGGTTGCTCACTCGGGAGCGAGAGTTGAGAGAGGAAATTCGGAAAGAGAGGGACAAGGAGATTGAACTGGTAATACAGCGTCTAGAGGCTGACATGTCCTCCTCCAAGGAGGAGTGTGAGAGAGTCACAGAAAACAG ACTAAAGAGAGTGCGGGACAAATATGAAGCAGAACTGCAAGAACTGGAACGGTCAGAACGACGGCTCCAAGAGCGCTGCAATGAACTGAAGGGGCGTctggcagaggcagaaggggagacTCTCCGTCTACAGAGCCTGCTGCGGCAGAAGGAACAGGAGGCAGAGGATATCCGAAAG GTAAGGGACCAGCTAGCTCAGGAACGCAGCAGCCTTTCTGAGGTTATCCGGCAGGAGTTTGCTGACCGGTTGGTGAGCACAGAAGAGGAAAACAAACGGCTCAAGGCAGAGATGGCTGAACTTCGTGCCCGCCAACGCTTAGAACTGGACAGAGTGACCCGGGACAAGGAAGAAGAGCTGGAAGAAGTGCATAAGAG GGTGAAAACAGCAATTGTGAAGAAAGAGGAGGCCGTCAACACCCTCCGGAAACAGTATGAG GCGGCTGTGAAAAGGGCAGATCATTTAGAAGCCCTCTTGGATCAACAACGGAAACAATTGCTAGCAACCAAGTAG
- the cep131 gene encoding centrosomal protein of 131 kDa isoform X4, which translates to MKSVRGSSSSLQGASANGVDLSLTGLPIQVLQRPSSASPGKHIARSISVITENKPKRNILEDAGFGSSRAMNNLRRSNSTTQVNQQVNSTFSAEHHRDFLTLFDSSSGGRKKLASLSKVSPEKKTTWNILDEQPRTFPVSSATREAPAGMRKKEIYVPLAANFTANNRSNKGAMGNSVTTMVHNNYSTADKGPAPKSSNQATTSLNNIIKATSNEDTESSSYLKSQKNLSSSNILARNNNASNSSKLLRRQEVSEEEAERFINQVNLAAVTIQRWYRRHSQRHKEGVAQLGHLIATKREERQQQLTEEGNILDLQKRRDEERRKIREEKARLARKAAILELQQKRAQKSLDSQRMVQEELAVVKESKKASRRKPEKAGSVKNISPANSIIKANNTEANFHLAVTDTEENSVMAYLSVPGQNKLPEEQPQDVSSGKVASEDLETMITTASRAQSKVTLNELLDTLKLLEEEPEFLSPPKTCKEDKYAWIDGGANSNSLTADNLEKFGKQNCSLGVPEEGTLLSEAKLQSIISFLDEMEKSEQERPRSAASVSHREGILSEEELAHLEQASAVATEVTSSIMRLKLEVEEKKRAITLLQTALLIDDKKTLNEKCEAVVSELKQVDQKYTKKIAQMQEQHELEIKKLKELMSATEKIRREKWIDEKTKKIKEITVKGLEPEIQKLIAKHKLEIKKLKTLHEAELLQSDERAAQRYIRQNEELREMLEREKEEQGQRERELARQRYEKQLEQEEQALQQQRRRLYSEVAEEKERLNQHAVRQRAELEDLRRQLEENSSVVTKALKEEYEKGKEEQERRHQAEVQSLKVQLEIEKQAWEANYLKKEEAWLLTRERELREEIRKERDKEIELVIQRLEADMSSSKEECERVTENRLKRVRDKYEAELQELERSERRLQERCNELKGRLAEAEGETLRLQSLLRQKEQEAEDIRKVRDQLAQERSSLSEVIRQEFADRLVSTEEENKRLKAEMAELRARQRLELDRVTRDKEEELEEVHKRVKTAIVKKEEAVNTLRKQYEAAVKRADHLEALLDQQRKQLLATK; encoded by the exons ATGAAGAGTGTCCGTGGAAGCAGCTCTTCCCTCCAGGGTGCTAGTGCCAATGGTGTGGATCTCAGCTTAACAGGACTGCCTATACAAGTGCTTCAGCGCCCCAGCAGTGCCTCTCCAGGGAAGCACATTGCTCGCTCCATTTCTGTCATTACAGAAAACAAACCCAAACGGAATATCTTA GAAGATGCAGGATTTGGCTCCTCTAGAGCTATGAACAATTTGAGAAGATCCAACAGCACCACTCAGGTTAACCAGCAGGTGAATAGTACATTCAG tgCTGAACACCATCGAGATTTCTTGACTTTGTTTGACAGCAGCTCAGGTGGAAGAAAGAAACTGGCAAGTTTAAGCAAAGTCTCACCAGAAAAGAAAACTACATGGAACATCCTG GATGAGCAGCCCAGAACCTTTCCTGTCTCATCTGCCACCAGGGAGGCCCCCGCAGGCAtgaggaaaaaagaaatatatgttcCACTTGCGGCCAACTTCACTGCTAATAACAG GAGTAACAAAGGTGCCATGGGCAACTCTGTCACTACCATGGTGCATAACAACTATTCCACTGCAGATAAGGGCCCTGCGCCTAAGAGTTCCAACCAGGCCACAACCTCCCTCAA CAACATTATCAAAGCTACGTCAAATGAAGACACAGAGAGCAGCAGCTACTTGAAGTCTCAGAAAAACCTTTCCAGTAGCAACATCCTGGCCCGGAACAACAATGCCAGCAATAGCAGTAAGCTGCTGAGAAGGCAGGAAGTGTCAGAGGAAGAGGCTGAACG GTTCATTAACCAGGTCAACCTGGCAGCTGTAACTATCCAGCGCTGGTACAGACGGCATTCACAGAGGCACAAGGAAGGTGTAGCTCAACTTGGGCACTTAATAGCTACTAAAAGAGAG GAAAGGCAGCAACAActcacagaggaaggcaatatcTTAGACTTGCAAAAGAGGCGAGATGAGGAGAGGCGGAAGATTCGTGAGGAGAAGGCACGTCTTGCTAGGAAAGCAGCCATCCTG GAGCTGCAGCAAAAGCGGGCCCAAAAATCCTTGGATTCTCAACGCATGGTTCAGGAGGAGCTAGCAGTGgtgaaagaaagcaagaaagcctCAAGAAGAAAACCTGAAAAAGCTGGCTCTGTGAAGAATATCAGCCCTGCCAACAGTATAATTAAAGCCAACAACACAG AAGCCAACTTCCACTTGGCAGTTACAGATACAGAAGAAAATTCTGTCATGGCATATCTGTCTGTTCCAGGACAAAACAAACTACCTGAAGAGCAGCCACAG GATGTGAGCTCTGGAAAGGTGGCCAGTGAAGACCTAGAAACTATGATCACGACAGCCAGCAGGGCCCAGTCCAAAGTGACCCTTAATGAGCTACTAGACACCCTAAAGCTGTTGGAAGAAGAACCAGAGTTTCTGTCACCACCAAAGACCTGCAAAGAGGATAAATATGCCTGGATAGATGGG GGGGCAAACTCAAATTCCCTGACTGCTGACAATTTGGAGAAATTTGGGAAACAGAACTGCTCCCTGGGGGTCCCCGAGGAAGGCACGTTACTCTCAGAAGCCAAACTTCAGAGCATCATTAGCTTCTTGGATGAGATGGAAAAATCAGAGCAGGAGCGACCTAGGTCTGCTGCCTCTGTTTCACACCGAGAG GGGATCTTGTCAGAAGAAGAGCTAGCCCACCTGGAGCAGGCCTCAGCTGTTGCCACAGAAGTTACCAGTTCTATCATGAGGTTGAAACTGGAAgtagaagagaagaagagagccATCACATTGCTACAAACAGCGCTG CTCATCGATGATAAGAAAACTTTGAATGAGAAATGTGAAGCAGTTGTGTCTGAACTGAAACAAGTGGATcagaaatacacaaagaaaattGCTCAAATGCAGGAGCAGCATGAGCTG GAAATCAAAAAGCTGAAAGAGCTCATGAGTGCCACAGAAAAAATCCGCAGGGAGAAATGGATTGATGAAAAAACCAAGAAGATCAAAGAGATCACTGTTAAAG GTCTGGAACCTGAGATCCAGAAATTAATTGCTAAACATAAGCTAGAGATCAAAAAATTGAAAACACTGCATGAAGCAGAGTTGCTACAGTCAGACGAACGAGCTGCCCAGCGCTATATCCGCCAAAATGAGGAGCTGAGGGAGATGCTGGAGCGCGAAAAAGAAGAGCAGGGGCAGCGCGAGAGAGAACTGGCAAGACAACG GTATGAGAAACAGCTGGAGCAGGAGGAGCAAGCTTTACAGCAGCAGCGGCGCCGGCTATACAGCGAAGTGGCTGAGGAGAAAGAGAGGCTCAATCAACATGCAGTCAG GCAACGGGCTGAGCTGGAGGATCTGCGGCGGCAGCTGGAAGAGAACAGCTCTGTTGTTACCAAAGCTTTGAAGGAAGAAtatgagaaagggaaggaagagcagGAGCGACGCCATCAG GCAGAGGTCCAGTCCTTAAAGGTCCAGCTGGAAATAGAGAAGCAGGCTTGGGAAGCCAACTATCTGAAAAAGGAG GAAGCCTGGTTGCTCACTCGGGAGCGAGAGTTGAGAGAGGAAATTCGGAAAGAGAGGGACAAGGAGATTGAACTGGTAATACAGCGTCTAGAGGCTGACATGTCCTCCTCCAAGGAGGAGTGTGAGAGAGTCACAGAAAACAG ACTAAAGAGAGTGCGGGACAAATATGAAGCAGAACTGCAAGAACTGGAACGGTCAGAACGACGGCTCCAAGAGCGCTGCAATGAACTGAAGGGGCGTctggcagaggcagaaggggagacTCTCCGTCTACAGAGCCTGCTGCGGCAGAAGGAACAGGAGGCAGAGGATATCCGAAAG GTAAGGGACCAGCTAGCTCAGGAACGCAGCAGCCTTTCTGAGGTTATCCGGCAGGAGTTTGCTGACCGGTTGGTGAGCACAGAAGAGGAAAACAAACGGCTCAAGGCAGAGATGGCTGAACTTCGTGCCCGCCAACGCTTAGAACTGGACAGAGTGACCCGGGACAAGGAAGAAGAGCTGGAAGAAGTGCATAAGAG GGTGAAAACAGCAATTGTGAAGAAAGAGGAGGCCGTCAACACCCTCCGGAAACAGTATGAG GCGGCTGTGAAAAGGGCAGATCATTTAGAAGCCCTCTTGGATCAACAACGGAAACAATTGCTAGCAACCAAGTAG